Within Sander lucioperca isolate FBNREF2018 chromosome 22, SLUC_FBN_1.2, whole genome shotgun sequence, the genomic segment atagttttacatggtttaattttcaaaaaacaccatatttttgttgtactgcacattgctgcagctcctcttttcaccttgtgtgttgagctctctgttttagctacagagtgagacatctgttctatctttgttgggagtcgcacatgcacagtagctaggtaaggactactagctagaagctagcgctgttagcggttagccaccttgttctcaatggcaaaacactgccacaacacacacgagttcaccctaatctacaaaagaaattgtatagaactacttgcatgtccctgttctgcaggtattctgcacaaagttggaagtgcgccctcgtttaggacaagtctcccggctaatcctgccttgtactgaccgaagttggagaaacagctagctgatgtggtgttagctaaagtggttagcacacaccataTGTTTCGGCCAATGACGTAGAtggccctgccgattttgaccagctcacccggagactgaaggcaggatacattcagaaacccgtatctcactcaaaacagcatggatggttttccCCAactttgtatgcgtgtggaagcaccagagacacaaaataacacccaaaATCCCagaatttcattcataatatgggcactttaaatattgtattttgcCGGATGTAGGTAGTAATGTtagttataaaatgtttttgtatcaGATCGCAGGCTGAGATGTTTGGACAGTGGATTGTGCTGCAGTAGGCCGTTAATCCTTTTTTGTGCCTAACGCCAGAGAGTAAATATGTTTACTTGCCACAAACGCAAGTTCCTGGAActgatttctctctctcttcctgtcttttAGGGTGGATGGGACCACATCACAGTGAGAGGGAACTCAATGGAGCCGCCTCGCATCCATCTTCCCTCTCTGACCGCCCCAGCCCCTCAGAGCCCCCTCCCTGTCAGGAACAAGGAAGTCAACGGCGATGCTGTGGGAtgctagacacacacataaacacacattctGTACATAGCCATCTAAAACCATATTACCTTTGTAGTaatatgtagttttggtttgAAAGTACTTCTATTTTTAACACTGGAGTAGCAGCGATGTTGATTCAAGTCCAAACTCTGGAGAACAGCCTTTAGTCTTCACATCACTGCAGTCAGCGTAACAGAAAGTTAGGACTTTTGgactttgagaaaaaaacgtaaAATGCTGAGCTGAATCCGTCTCCTTTTCTCTGgagatttttaatcttttgaccCAAATGTTGTTCATTTTTACTAAACTGTGCGGGCATTTCTGTCTAATTTTTGTCTTTGGTCATTGACATTGAACTTGATGGTCTTAATGCATttttccttatttatttatcaggCTGTGATGTTTCTGTTGGTTTCTGTAGTTTCTGTGTAGAGTACCTCACGTAAGGTCAATATGAACGTGGAAGGgtgaactttattttttttaaagggaaagAATTAGGAATTGGGATTTGGGTGGTGaaggcgcagtggatatgacacatgcattTAGTGTGGgtgacctgggttcgattcccactgcgatacatcaaccagtgtgtccctgagcaagacacttaaccactagttgctccagaggcgtgcaacctctgatatatagcaattgtaagtcgctttgtataaaagcgtcagctaaatgacatgtaatgaatTTGTCTACTTAAATTACAGTTGCTTAGCTGCAGTCAGCTCCAGGGCTGCTATTTCttggacaaaataaaaaatgatgtttGATATTAGCCTACAGGCAACATGTTAACACGTTTCAACAGAGTAAAGCCATGCCTAAAGTTCCACTAGAGCAGGCAGGATCCCGGCTCCACAGGCTGATTCATTTTTCTGCTAATCTTACACATCTGTAAAATGTTATACCACAgactgcagaaaaaaacatggatGCAGCATTTGCGTATAGGTTTCTGAGAGGAATTTTCGAAGCCCAAATTTGGGTGTATTGGATGCAACAATCCTGCCAATTTGGAGGCAGAAAATCCAATTTAGGGTAATGTTGTGAAACCTGTGTGAAGCTGAGTTTAGACAGGCAAGAAACAGCCTGAGTGTGATAGGCTGAGACATCTGTAAATCAGGGCAAGCGCACCAAAGCATACTGTAAGCTTTAGTCTGTTTTTATTGGTACAACTGACACTGTAACTTCTTGTAAGGAATTTAAAGGTTTTCCCATTGACTTCAATGCACTTGGAGTATTTATTTGGAGCCAGCATGTACCAGCTGGAACAAGACCTGCACTGGCTTTATTTACCTGTGGTGGTGGCTGCTTGCCTTGTAAAAACAGTTGACTGATGTTTTAGCAAGATGTACATTTTTTCTAAAAAGATATGTAATTATGTTGTCATGGAGTATGTGCAATGGTTAGCGTTGTAAATAAGGGAAAAGTGCAGATTACTTTTAAAAGTCTTGTGGTTGAAATGCTACAACTgaaccttcctctttctcaggAGAATGTTTGCATTTGCATGCCGTCTACTTCCTGGTGGTGGTAGAATGACTGACTGAGCAAttcaaagaaaatattaaaaaaaatattttttttataaatctgaaaaatatattatttaataaGTATAGTGGTTGCTGCAATGGTAATGCATAAAGGTGGAGTAGTGTTTGTACATTTGCCAAAGAGCAATTCATtcaaaatacagttttttttccattaaaatAAATTCTTAAACACACTGATGAAACCGTTCAGGGATAAATTTATGTCAACAGCTGCCTAAATTCCCCTTTATCATAATGTACTGTCTAAATATAATGCAGCCTTTGGAAAAGTGGAACGTATACAGAGATGTGTCTGTTTTATCTGTGAATAACTAACATCATACTGTGTTACTGTAGCGTGCAACACATCAGTGCTGTTGACATTGTGGAGTACATTTCTCAAGTGTTGTGCATTGTCAAAGTAACAGTCCTtgtcaataaataaatgtgtttattgatAATAACTGCTCAAATAGTTTCTCCTGATCTTTTTCACTACCAAGTCCTGCCTCGATACATCTAAAAGTCAAATAACACACACTTTAAATATCATCTGTGCCTTCCAGCTAACGGGTGCACAACCTGTAAGAAAACAAGTGTTCTAAAATTCGTGATAGATTTTCGTCATGAGCAAACACTTTTTAGCTTCCACATTTTAATATTCATGTCTGCTGCTTGCTTTTCTCTTCATCCTGGATGAGACAGTTATGACTAGAGGCTACGCTCAACAGGTttctcaacaacaaaaaacacacaagaagATCGGAAGATAACACAAAAGAGAACAAGCTCCAGCCCCATGCAGCTAAAACTGTAGACGATGAGAAATAAAAAGACAGTATGGCGAAAGATTAGCCCTTCCTTTCTGAGTACATTAACAAATGAGTCTTGTCACTCTTCATAACCATGATTCATCTGCGTTTCACTGTGCAGTCTGCTAGGGCGTTCCATATTTTGCAGGAAGGGCAAGTTCTAGACAGCCCCACCTTTTGCTGTGGTCAAGCATGGGTTTATTGTCAGAAGTCAGCACCCATTTCCTACAGAAAACCACTTTCTGAGCAGATCCCAGAGACGTGCGCCTGAAGGAACTGGATAAAGTTTGAGATTTGGCCCTAAAGGTAACCCCACACCTCTCTGCCTTGGAGACAACCTCCTGGTCTTCAAACCACCTTTACAGCCACTGTTAGCTATGCTGGCTGAAGCTGTGCATGTGGGTGAGGTATTGGGTGAGATCattctccccctcctcctccaggtGCTGTTGGTAGCACTGGAGCAGCTTGGCAGTGCTGGCCTCTGAAGGGACCCCgccagcaggcaggcaggcccCTGACATGTCCACGACAACCGTGGTTAAGGCTTTGATGTAATTCTTTGCCAGGGTCAGTGTCTCGATCTTGGACAGCTTCTTGTCGGTCTTGACATGGGGGATGGCCTCGCGCAATGCTTGGAAGGCATTGTTGAGTTTGTGCATGCGCTGGCGCTCCCTCTCGTTGCTCTCTAGTCGGCGGACGCTGCGTTCCTTGGTGCTGGAGCCACGTTGCCTGCGCCGCCGGCCTCCACCTCCTTGGCGCTTGCCGTCCCCGCCCCTCAGCGACCCCCTCCACGAACCACCAATCCGGACAGAGGCCTCTGAGCCTTCCTGCTCACTAGAACCTGGTTCTGTGTCTGGTTCTAGTTCTGGCTCAGGGTCAGACCAGGTCCTCCTGGATGGTTTCACGGCCTTCCCTTTGGACTTCATCCTGCTGCCTCCTTcacctttctctctctgacagTGTAGATCTCGCAGCTTCAACAGGCCTGGAAGAAAAGATGGGGATGTtagagaaaggaagaaaaacttACAAAAGTGGCCTTTTAGCATGAAGTCCTGAAAGTATTTTTATACAGTCTTCTCCCAGTCAGCAAGTAATCCCCAATTACTGAATAAGCCTCTCTTCAACTCAAACAGCCCTGCATCCTGTTGTTTTTAATCAGCCTTTTGCAGTGTGAAAACTCCATGATGTTGGTCTGTTAATCTACGCCTCTCTTATCCCCACGGCCCTGCGATAATGCCCATTTCAAGGTtacactcacaaaaaaaaacagagaccagcCAACACTCAGCTCATTCACC encodes:
- the bhlha15 gene encoding class A basic helix-loop-helix protein 15 isoform X2; its protein translation is MKSKGKAVKPSRRTWSDPEPELEPDTEPGSSEQEGSEASVRIGGSWRGSLRGGDGKRQGGGGRRRRQRGSSTKERSVRRLESNERERQRMHKLNNAFQALREAIPHVKTDKKLSKIETLTLAKNYIKALTTVVVDMSGACLPAGGVPSEASTAKLLQCYQQHLEEEGENDLTQYLTHMHSFSQHS
- the bhlha15 gene encoding class A basic helix-loop-helix protein 15 isoform X1, whose protein sequence is MEELLQITHTSLLKLRDLHCQREKGEGGSRMKSKGKAVKPSRRTWSDPEPELEPDTEPGSSEQEGSEASVRIGGSWRGSLRGGDGKRQGGGGRRRRQRGSSTKERSVRRLESNERERQRMHKLNNAFQALREAIPHVKTDKKLSKIETLTLAKNYIKALTTVVVDMSGACLPAGGVPSEASTAKLLQCYQQHLEEEGENDLTQYLTHMHSFSQHS